A part of Neodiprion pinetum isolate iyNeoPine1 chromosome 4, iyNeoPine1.2, whole genome shotgun sequence genomic DNA contains:
- the chb gene encoding CLIP-associating protein 2 isoform X11 — protein MIVSNEHRCSRRGLKKFPSMDKGIWDPSSAWILQWDNVVKHPGARARGCHCDIHKPPWLHPDLAMKDEDETDRAIKSAPVKRSTSAVQKRGQFGPAKSVQSTPAPPGSTTSTTKRAPLKYSSSAKSAAGQAGAIDEESFLNAFEDVPAVKLFSAKDLEEQMKSIKDVVGDDKKDWKQRNESMKKLRGILIAGGANFDNFTECLKNVQRSFEAACMDLRSQVVKEAAITVAFLSYQLKNKFASFGECVLPTLINLIPNSAKVMATSGAVAVRFILQHTHSPRYIPIITASMNSKSKDIRRASCEFLHLILQCWATNVLQRHVAALQEAVKKGIADSDADARAAARKSYWAFQEHFPEQAEVLLKSLDTSYKRSLMSLSNSGSINSLVGRSTSISPRVPRPTLSAAGSTENLHHGQAGLHGPLRRTPSLPRSYRQSGIPILQRPTDNHCRITPDARSTSAIDLQAAQRAKARMVYANMYRHKATLHNDISNQRGKSARPAKSPDPQSAVASPERMARTRTRVAGVSQSQPNSRSGSPSSRLSYATYNREGGESLMARPRRLSGQGIRSTGNSREPSPQRFGMERSFGSKLRDRNLHMSPTDRPPTRPVMAQKMLQQSREAESALADALTFDSIDSYTRTPRGKGDHSDDSETNSICSERSMDSFRRPSESFSWSGSQQRLYRDLWDQSIPKDIKEIIENCGRKHWGDRKEGLLGLQHFLANGNTLTATELRKITDIFAKMFMDSYTKVLSLFLDTLNDLIESHSEDLGDWLYVLCARLLNKLGTDLLGSIQTKIHKTLDVVKEQFPGEQLLPTVLRFLTDPTQTPNSRVKVATLTFISQIADTAVPSALNSSAASALARLLDWTNDMKSQDVRRHAQNAVIALYNLNTPQVTMILSDLPKPYQEAALTLVQNHLRRSSGSSNPVSPGTPPSRMPHSPARTRVETDIDMDDDHLNPEEVYKSLRRTTAEIQNYGFERLEKATTSKDSGISNMADVEEKMEGLALSNSGRSSSVSSPTQRGRPVTNVALNGSSDTITGDAVLPQENNGYKTHEHQKNTVSSPDSTSRGPEVLDNLMKVLQENVGHEAEKIASLQEFQAYVRDGDVPYLKDNFRKLLRSLLENLGSPHKQVQIEVLQVLTELLKCPELTESFSKFIELIVLKVLQAHKFDDPNSEASSGSSRALVKQLEVLRIAEKCAATIVTVLPPDQIIKLIQMIISTEPYPKNMAGIKMLHKIVEHWGADAIMPHLSKIMPGLIKAYDDRESTVRKSAVFCMVAIHAAVGEEVLMPHLASLYGSKLKLLNIYIQRAQQANSQPASPRNNNKN, from the exons ATGATCGTCTCAAACGAGCACAGATGCTCGCGACgtggattaaaaaaatttccaagcatGGATAAGGGGATATGGGATCCGAGTAGCGCTTGGATTCTTCAGTGGGACAACGTGGTGAAACATCCCGGCGCAAGAGCCAGAGGATGTCACTGTGACATCCATAAACCACCTTGGCTCCACCCTGACCTAG CAATGAAAGACGAAGATGAAACAGACCGAGCG ATCAAATCCGCTCCTGTGAAAAGATCAACAAGCGCCGTGCAAAAGCGAGGACAGTTTGGACCCGCCAAATCCGTGCAATCAACTCcag CTCCGCCTGGTAGTACAACGTCTACGACGAAAAGGGCACCTCTAAAATACAGTTCATCCGCAAAATCAGCGGCAG GCCAAGCTGGCGCTATCGACGAAGAATCTTTCCTCAACGCGTTTGAGGATGTACCGGCAGTGAAGTTATTCTCCGCAAAAGATTTGGAGGAACAAATGAAGAGCATTAAGGATGTAGTAGGTGACGATAAAAAAGATTGGAAGCAGAGAAACGAGAGC ATGAAGAAACTGCGTGGTATATTGATAGCCGGTGGGGCTAATTTCGACAATTTCACAGAGTGCCTGAAGAACGTCCAAAGATCGTTTGAAGCAGCATGCATGGATCTGAGATCGCAGGTTGTCAAGGAAGCGGCTATAACAGTTGCCTTCCTGAGCTATCAACTCAAAAATAAGTTTGCCAGTTTTGGAGAATGTGTATTGCCAACGCTTATCAATCTCATACCCAACAGCGCCAAG GTCATGGCGACTTCCGGCGCTGTTGCTGTACGATTCATTTTGCAGCACACCCACAGTCCCAGATACATACCGATAATTACGGCCAGTATGAACAGCAAAAGCAAAGATATCAGAAGGGCGTCATGCGAGTTTCTTCACCTGATACTTCAGTGCTGGGCTACGAATGTGCTTCAGAGACATGTAGCCGCTTTACAAGAAGCCGTTAAAAAAGGCATCGCTGATTCAGACGCCGATGCCAGAGCAGCGGCGAGaaa GTCTTACTGGGCATTCCAAGAACATTTTCCGGAACAGGCTGAGGTTTTGCTCAAGAGCTTGGATACCAGTTATAAAAGATCGCTCATGTCTCTGAGTAACAGTGGCAGTATCAACAGTCTAGTTGGCAGATCTACCAGCATCAGTCCAAGGGTTCCTAGACCGACACTCAGCGCTGCAG GTAGTACAGAAAACTTACACCATGGTCAGGCAGGATTGCATGGCCCTCTGAGAAGGACTCCGTCTTTGCCTAGATCGTATCGTCAGTCTGGAATTCCTATTCTACAAAGACCTACTGATAATCATT GCCGCATAACACCTGACGCCAGATCGACAAGTGCGATAGATCTACAAGCAGCTCAACGAGCCAAGGCGAGAATGGTTTACGCAAACATGTATCGTCATAAAGCAACGCTAC ATAATGATATTAGTAATCAGCGAGGAAAATCAG CTCGACCAGCCAAATCTCCGGATCCGCAAAGTGCTGTCGCCAGTCCGGAAAGAATGGCGAGAACTAGAACACGGGTTGCAGGAGTGTCGCAATCTCAAC CCAACAGCAGATCTGGCTCACCATCTTCGAGATTGAGCTACGCGACGTACaacagggaagggggagagtcTCTTATGGCAAGACCGAGAAGATTGTCCGGACAGGGAATAAGAAGTACCGGAAACAGCAGAGAACCGAGTCCGCAGCGTTTTGGAATGGAAAGAAGTTTCGGAAGTAAATTACG AGATCGAAATCTTCACATGTCTCCCACCGACAGGCCTCCGACTAGGCCGGTTATGGCGCAAAAAATGCTCCAACAATCGCGAGAGGCGGAATCAGCTCTTGCCGATGCTCTAACATTCGACAGTATTGATAGTTACACCAGAACTCCAAGAGGCAAAGGGGATCACAGCGACGACAGCGAAACCAACAGCATTTGCTCGGAGCGCAGCATGGACAGTTTTCGGCGGCCGAGCGAA TCGTTTTCATGGAGCGGATCACAACAAAGATTGTATCGCGATTTGTGGGATCAATCTATCCCTAAG GATATTaaagaaatcattgaaaattgtgGTCGCAAGCATTGGGGCGATCGTAAAGAAGGCCTGCTTGGTCTTCAGCATTTTTTAGCAAATGGAAATACGTTGACGGCGacggaattgcgaaaaataacGGATATCTTTGCGAAAATGTTCATGGACTCCTATACTAAAGTGTTGAGTTTATTCCTGGATACGTTGAACGATCTGATCGAGAGTCACAGCGAAGATTTAGGCGATTGGTTATACGTGTTGTGCGCCCGGCTTTTGAATAAACTTGGAACGGATTTGCTTGGCTCGATACAAACTAAAATTCACAAAACCTTGGACGTTGTAAA AGAACAATTCCCAGGAGAACAACTCTTGCCTACAGTATTACGCTTCTTGACTGACCCTACACAGACACCAAATTCTCGGGTCAAAGTAGCCACTCTCACTTTCATATCGCAGATCGCCGACACGGCCGTACCGTCGGCTTTAAATAGTTCCGCAGCCTCGGCTCTAGCAAGATTGTTGGATTGGACAAACGACATGAAGAGTCAGGATGTCAGGAGGCACGCTCAAAACGCAGTTATAGCACTTTACAATTTGAATACACCTCAAGTGACAATGATACTCTCTGATTTACCAAAACCTTACCAA GAAGCAGCATTGACCCTGGTCCAAAATCACCTCAGAAGATCATCCGGATCTAGTAATCCAGTTTCTCCCGGCACTCCGCCTTCAAGAATGCCTCATTCCCCAGCTCGAACAAGAGTTGAGACTGATATCGATATGGATGACGACCATTTAAACCCCGAAGAGGTTTACAA ATCGTTGAGGCGGACAACggcagaaattcaaaattacggTTTTGAGCGTCTTGAGAAAGCGACGACCAGCAAAGATAGTGGTATCAGTAACATGGCAGACGTGGAAGAGAAAATGGAAGGGCTGGCATTGTCGAATTCA GGACGCTCGTCGTCCGTTTCTTCTCCTACGCAGCGAGGCAGGCCCGTCACGAACGTGGCATTGAACGGCTCGAGTGATACAATCACCGGTGATGCAGTGCTGCCGCAGGAAAACAACGGATACAAGACACACG AACACCAAAAAAACACGGTGTCTTCACCAGATTCAACGAGCAGAGGGCCTGAAGTGTTGGACAACCTCATGAAGGTACTTCAGGAAAACGTTGGTCACGAAGCAGAGAAAATCGCATCTCTACAAGAGTTTCAGGCGTACGTTAGAGACGGTGATGTGCCATACCTAAAAGATAACTTCAG GAAATTACTGAGGTCACTGCTGGAAAATCTTGGCAGTCCCCATAAACAAGTACAAATAGAAGTACTTCAGGTTCTTACAGAGCTACTCAAGTGCCCTGAACTGACAGAgtcgttttcaaaattcatcgaacTGATCGTTCTCAAGGTTTTGCAAGCTCACAAATTCGACGACCCCAATTCTGAAGCTTCCTCCGGCAGCAGTCGAGCCCTGGTAAAGCAATTAGAG GTACTCAGAATTGCGGAGAAGTGCGCGGCGACAATTGTAACCGTACTGCCGCCGGATCAGATAATAAAACTGATTCAAATGATAATATCGACTGAACCGTATCCTAAGAATATGGCTGGCATTAAAATGCTTCACAAGATAGTCGAGCACTGGGGCGCAGACGCCATAATGCCTCATTTATCGAAAATCATGCCTGGCCTGATAAAG GCTTACGACGACAGGGAAAGTACCGTGCGCAAAAGCGCGGTCTTTTGCATGGTCGCAATTCATGCCGCGGTAGGCGAAGAAGTCCTGATGCCTCATCTCGCCTCGCTATATGGAAGTAAATTGAAGCTGTTGAACATATACATACAACGCGCGCAACAGGCTAATAGTCAGCCGGCAAGCCCACgtaacaacaataaaaattaa
- the chb gene encoding CLIP-associating protein 2 isoform X12 yields MIVSNEHRCSRRGLKKFPSMDKGIWDPSSAWILQWDNVVKHPGARARGCHCDIHKPPWLHPDLAMKDEDETDRAIKSAPVKRSTSAVQKRGQFGPAKSVQSTPGQAGAIDEESFLNAFEDVPAVKLFSAKDLEEQMKSIKDVVGDDKKDWKQRNESMKKLRGILIAGGANFDNFTECLKNVQRSFEAACMDLRSQVVKEAAITVAFLSYQLKNKFASFGECVLPTLINLIPNSAKVMATSGAVAVRFILQHTHSPRYIPIITASMNSKSKDIRRASCEFLHLILQCWATNVLQRHVAALQEAVKKGIADSDADARAAARKSYWAFQEHFPEQAEVLLKSLDTSYKRSLMSLSNSGSINSLVGRSTSISPRVPRPTLSAAGSTENLHHGQAGLHGPLRRTPSLPRSYRQSGIPILQRPTDNHCRITPDARSTSAIDLQAAQRAKARMVYANMYRHKATLHNDISNQRGKSARPAKSPDPQSAVASPERMARTRTRVAGVSQSQPNSRSGSPSSRLSYATYNREGGESLMARPRRLSGQGIRSTGNSREPSPQRFGMERSFGSKLRDRNLHMSPTDRPPTRPVMAQKMLQQSREAESALADALTFDSIDSYTRTPRGKGDHSDDSETNSICSERSMDSFRRPSESFSWSGSQQRLYRDLWDQSIPKDIKEIIENCGRKHWGDRKEGLLGLQHFLANGNTLTATELRKITDIFAKMFMDSYTKVLSLFLDTLNDLIESHSEDLGDWLYVLCARLLNKLGTDLLGSIQTKIHKTLDVVKEQFPGEQLLPTVLRFLTDPTQTPNSRVKVATLTFISQIADTAVPSALNSSAASALARLLDWTNDMKSQDVRRHAQNAVIALYNLNTPQVTMILSDLPKPYQEAALTLVQNHLRRSSGSSNPVSPGTPPSRMPHSPARTRVETDIDMDDDHLNPEEVYKSLRRTTAEIQNYGFERLEKATTSKDSGISNMADVEEKMEGLALSNSGRSSSVSSPTQRGRPVTNVALNGSSDTITGDAVLPQENNGYKTHEHQKNTVSSPDSTSRGPEVLDNLMKVLQENVGHEAEKIASLQEFQAYVRDGDVPYLKDNFRKLLRSLLENLGSPHKQVQIEVLQVLTELLKCPELTESFSKFIELIVLKVLQAHKFDDPNSEASSGSSRALVKQLEVLRIAEKCAATIVTVLPPDQIIKLIQMIISTEPYPKNMAGIKMLHKIVEHWGADAIMPHLSKIMPGLIKAYDDRESTVRKSAVFCMVAIHAAVGEEVLMPHLASLYGSKLKLLNIYIQRAQQANSQPASPRNNNKN; encoded by the exons ATGATCGTCTCAAACGAGCACAGATGCTCGCGACgtggattaaaaaaatttccaagcatGGATAAGGGGATATGGGATCCGAGTAGCGCTTGGATTCTTCAGTGGGACAACGTGGTGAAACATCCCGGCGCAAGAGCCAGAGGATGTCACTGTGACATCCATAAACCACCTTGGCTCCACCCTGACCTAG CAATGAAAGACGAAGATGAAACAGACCGAGCG ATCAAATCCGCTCCTGTGAAAAGATCAACAAGCGCCGTGCAAAAGCGAGGACAGTTTGGACCCGCCAAATCCGTGCAATCAACTCcag GCCAAGCTGGCGCTATCGACGAAGAATCTTTCCTCAACGCGTTTGAGGATGTACCGGCAGTGAAGTTATTCTCCGCAAAAGATTTGGAGGAACAAATGAAGAGCATTAAGGATGTAGTAGGTGACGATAAAAAAGATTGGAAGCAGAGAAACGAGAGC ATGAAGAAACTGCGTGGTATATTGATAGCCGGTGGGGCTAATTTCGACAATTTCACAGAGTGCCTGAAGAACGTCCAAAGATCGTTTGAAGCAGCATGCATGGATCTGAGATCGCAGGTTGTCAAGGAAGCGGCTATAACAGTTGCCTTCCTGAGCTATCAACTCAAAAATAAGTTTGCCAGTTTTGGAGAATGTGTATTGCCAACGCTTATCAATCTCATACCCAACAGCGCCAAG GTCATGGCGACTTCCGGCGCTGTTGCTGTACGATTCATTTTGCAGCACACCCACAGTCCCAGATACATACCGATAATTACGGCCAGTATGAACAGCAAAAGCAAAGATATCAGAAGGGCGTCATGCGAGTTTCTTCACCTGATACTTCAGTGCTGGGCTACGAATGTGCTTCAGAGACATGTAGCCGCTTTACAAGAAGCCGTTAAAAAAGGCATCGCTGATTCAGACGCCGATGCCAGAGCAGCGGCGAGaaa GTCTTACTGGGCATTCCAAGAACATTTTCCGGAACAGGCTGAGGTTTTGCTCAAGAGCTTGGATACCAGTTATAAAAGATCGCTCATGTCTCTGAGTAACAGTGGCAGTATCAACAGTCTAGTTGGCAGATCTACCAGCATCAGTCCAAGGGTTCCTAGACCGACACTCAGCGCTGCAG GTAGTACAGAAAACTTACACCATGGTCAGGCAGGATTGCATGGCCCTCTGAGAAGGACTCCGTCTTTGCCTAGATCGTATCGTCAGTCTGGAATTCCTATTCTACAAAGACCTACTGATAATCATT GCCGCATAACACCTGACGCCAGATCGACAAGTGCGATAGATCTACAAGCAGCTCAACGAGCCAAGGCGAGAATGGTTTACGCAAACATGTATCGTCATAAAGCAACGCTAC ATAATGATATTAGTAATCAGCGAGGAAAATCAG CTCGACCAGCCAAATCTCCGGATCCGCAAAGTGCTGTCGCCAGTCCGGAAAGAATGGCGAGAACTAGAACACGGGTTGCAGGAGTGTCGCAATCTCAAC CCAACAGCAGATCTGGCTCACCATCTTCGAGATTGAGCTACGCGACGTACaacagggaagggggagagtcTCTTATGGCAAGACCGAGAAGATTGTCCGGACAGGGAATAAGAAGTACCGGAAACAGCAGAGAACCGAGTCCGCAGCGTTTTGGAATGGAAAGAAGTTTCGGAAGTAAATTACG AGATCGAAATCTTCACATGTCTCCCACCGACAGGCCTCCGACTAGGCCGGTTATGGCGCAAAAAATGCTCCAACAATCGCGAGAGGCGGAATCAGCTCTTGCCGATGCTCTAACATTCGACAGTATTGATAGTTACACCAGAACTCCAAGAGGCAAAGGGGATCACAGCGACGACAGCGAAACCAACAGCATTTGCTCGGAGCGCAGCATGGACAGTTTTCGGCGGCCGAGCGAA TCGTTTTCATGGAGCGGATCACAACAAAGATTGTATCGCGATTTGTGGGATCAATCTATCCCTAAG GATATTaaagaaatcattgaaaattgtgGTCGCAAGCATTGGGGCGATCGTAAAGAAGGCCTGCTTGGTCTTCAGCATTTTTTAGCAAATGGAAATACGTTGACGGCGacggaattgcgaaaaataacGGATATCTTTGCGAAAATGTTCATGGACTCCTATACTAAAGTGTTGAGTTTATTCCTGGATACGTTGAACGATCTGATCGAGAGTCACAGCGAAGATTTAGGCGATTGGTTATACGTGTTGTGCGCCCGGCTTTTGAATAAACTTGGAACGGATTTGCTTGGCTCGATACAAACTAAAATTCACAAAACCTTGGACGTTGTAAA AGAACAATTCCCAGGAGAACAACTCTTGCCTACAGTATTACGCTTCTTGACTGACCCTACACAGACACCAAATTCTCGGGTCAAAGTAGCCACTCTCACTTTCATATCGCAGATCGCCGACACGGCCGTACCGTCGGCTTTAAATAGTTCCGCAGCCTCGGCTCTAGCAAGATTGTTGGATTGGACAAACGACATGAAGAGTCAGGATGTCAGGAGGCACGCTCAAAACGCAGTTATAGCACTTTACAATTTGAATACACCTCAAGTGACAATGATACTCTCTGATTTACCAAAACCTTACCAA GAAGCAGCATTGACCCTGGTCCAAAATCACCTCAGAAGATCATCCGGATCTAGTAATCCAGTTTCTCCCGGCACTCCGCCTTCAAGAATGCCTCATTCCCCAGCTCGAACAAGAGTTGAGACTGATATCGATATGGATGACGACCATTTAAACCCCGAAGAGGTTTACAA ATCGTTGAGGCGGACAACggcagaaattcaaaattacggTTTTGAGCGTCTTGAGAAAGCGACGACCAGCAAAGATAGTGGTATCAGTAACATGGCAGACGTGGAAGAGAAAATGGAAGGGCTGGCATTGTCGAATTCA GGACGCTCGTCGTCCGTTTCTTCTCCTACGCAGCGAGGCAGGCCCGTCACGAACGTGGCATTGAACGGCTCGAGTGATACAATCACCGGTGATGCAGTGCTGCCGCAGGAAAACAACGGATACAAGACACACG AACACCAAAAAAACACGGTGTCTTCACCAGATTCAACGAGCAGAGGGCCTGAAGTGTTGGACAACCTCATGAAGGTACTTCAGGAAAACGTTGGTCACGAAGCAGAGAAAATCGCATCTCTACAAGAGTTTCAGGCGTACGTTAGAGACGGTGATGTGCCATACCTAAAAGATAACTTCAG GAAATTACTGAGGTCACTGCTGGAAAATCTTGGCAGTCCCCATAAACAAGTACAAATAGAAGTACTTCAGGTTCTTACAGAGCTACTCAAGTGCCCTGAACTGACAGAgtcgttttcaaaattcatcgaacTGATCGTTCTCAAGGTTTTGCAAGCTCACAAATTCGACGACCCCAATTCTGAAGCTTCCTCCGGCAGCAGTCGAGCCCTGGTAAAGCAATTAGAG GTACTCAGAATTGCGGAGAAGTGCGCGGCGACAATTGTAACCGTACTGCCGCCGGATCAGATAATAAAACTGATTCAAATGATAATATCGACTGAACCGTATCCTAAGAATATGGCTGGCATTAAAATGCTTCACAAGATAGTCGAGCACTGGGGCGCAGACGCCATAATGCCTCATTTATCGAAAATCATGCCTGGCCTGATAAAG GCTTACGACGACAGGGAAAGTACCGTGCGCAAAAGCGCGGTCTTTTGCATGGTCGCAATTCATGCCGCGGTAGGCGAAGAAGTCCTGATGCCTCATCTCGCCTCGCTATATGGAAGTAAATTGAAGCTGTTGAACATATACATACAACGCGCGCAACAGGCTAATAGTCAGCCGGCAAGCCCACgtaacaacaataaaaattaa